In Lacrimispora indolis DSM 755, a genomic segment contains:
- a CDS encoding CatA-like O-acetyltransferase produces the protein MSYYELDMEHYPRKEQFDLFRNLAYPYVGMTVNLDITDFMSCIKEEGLPFYLTFLYAAARTANSIPEFRRRLRGNGIIEYDHCISSYTLALENESYCYCTADDRLPFDEFLKDSKQRQELARQSQTLAEGEDEDQRFFLSSIPWVSYTSIVQPVPVPADSNPRITWGKYFTSEGDIKIPVSVLVNHALMDGLHISKFYSGLQSSCHRMDWLV, from the coding sequence ATGAGTTATTATGAACTTGACATGGAACATTATCCGCGAAAGGAACAGTTTGACCTTTTCCGCAATCTCGCTTATCCATATGTAGGTATGACTGTGAATCTGGATATTACAGATTTTATGAGCTGTATCAAAGAAGAAGGGCTGCCTTTTTACCTGACTTTCCTATACGCGGCGGCACGGACTGCTAACTCTATCCCGGAATTCCGCCGCCGTCTCCGTGGAAACGGGATCATTGAATATGATCACTGCATTTCTTCCTACACCCTGGCACTGGAAAACGAAAGCTATTGCTATTGCACCGCAGATGACCGGCTGCCCTTTGATGAATTTCTAAAGGATTCCAAGCAGCGTCAGGAACTGGCAAGGCAGAGCCAGACTCTTGCAGAGGGTGAGGATGAAGACCAACGCTTTTTCCTTTCCAGCATTCCCTGGGTAAGCTATACTTCCATCGTTCAGCCGGTTCCGGTTCCTGCGGACAGCAACCCTCGTATCACCTGGGGAAAGTATTTCACCTCAGAAGGAGACATAAAAATACCGGTATCGGTCCTGGTGAATCATGCACTCATGGATGGACTCCATATTTCAAAGTTTTATTCAGGACTTCAAAGCAGTTGCCACCGCATGGACTGGCTGGTGTAA